A genome region from Arachis duranensis cultivar V14167 chromosome 6, aradu.V14167.gnm2.J7QH, whole genome shotgun sequence includes the following:
- the LOC107492628 gene encoding thioredoxin reductase NTRC (The sequence of the model RefSeq protein was modified relative to this genomic sequence to represent the inferred CDS: added 122 bases not found in genome assembly) produces the protein AQQVSIIFSNSLLPPSTTTTTTSSSISASRLRPRPSSSSSSSFSSSSPLPPPGIGIRIGTQRFTFISSNVILPPCTTSSSRLRVKASSSPPPGKGVENLVIIGSGPAGYTAAIYAARANLKPVVFEGYQVGGVPGGQLMTTTEVENFPGFPDGITGPDLMERMRNQAERWGAELYHEDVEAVDVKSSPFTIQSTDRKVKCHAVIFATGATAKRLGLPREEEFWSRGISACAICDGASPLFKGQILAVVGGGDTATEEALYLTKYASHVHLLVRRHELKASKAMQDRVYNNPNVTVHFNTEAVDVVSNNSGQMSGILVRNVDTKEESVLDAKGLFYGIGHSPNSQLLEGQVELDQSGYILVEKGSAKTSVDGVFAAGDVQDHEWRQAITAAGSGCIAALSSERYLVSKGLLVEFHQPQTEEVKKELTEKDVEEGFDITLTKHKGQYALRKLYHESPRLICVLYTSPTCGPCRTLKPILGKVIDEYDNNVHYIEIDIEEDPEIAEAAGIMGTPCVQFFKNKELLRTVPGVKMKKEYKEFIETNR, from the exons ttctttttcttcatcctCACCACTTCCACCTCCAG GAATCGGAATCAGAATCGGAACTCAACGATTCACCTTCATCTCCTCCAACGTGATTCTTCCTCCCTGCACCACTTCCAGTTCCAGGCTCCGAGTCAAAGCCTCATCATCACCTCCTCCAG GAAAAGGGGTTGAGAATTTGGTGATTATAGGTTCAGGGCCTGCAGGGTACACAGCTGCAATATATGCAGCACGTGCCAATTTGAAGCCTGTGGTGTTTGAAGGGTACCAAGTTGGTGGTGTTCCTGGGGGGCAGCTCATGACTACCACTGAAGTCGAGAATTTCCCTGGATTTCCAGATGGGATTACTGGACCTGACCTCATGGAAAG GATGCGAAATCAAGCCGAACGTTGGGGTGCAGAATTGTATCATGAAGATGTTGAAGCTGTTGATGTGAAAAGTAGCCCTTTCACCATCCAAAGTACTGATCGGAAG GTTAAGTGCCATGCGGTCATTTTCGCCACCGGAGCTACTGCAAAAAGGCTAGGACTACCCCGAGAAGAGGAGTTTTGGAGTCGAGGAATAAGTGCGTGTGCAATTTGTGATGGAGCATCACCACTCTTTAAAGGTCAAATTCTTGCTGTTGTTGGAGGTGGTGATACAGCTACAGAGGAAGCATTGTACTTGACTAAATATGCTAGTCATGTTCACTTACTAGTTCGTCGCCATGAACTAAAAGCTTCCAAAGCTATGCAAGATAG agtgtaTAACAATCCAAATGTCACCGTGCACTTCAATACAGAGGCCGTTGATGTTGTAAGCAATAATTCAGGACAGATGTCTGGCATTTTAGTCAGAAATGTTGATACTAAGGAGGAATCTGTACTTGATGCAAAAGGGCTATTTTATGGCATAGGTCATTCACCAAATAGCCAACTTTTGGAAGGCCAAGTTGAGCTTGACCAGTCAGGTTACATACTTGTTGAAAAGGGTTCTGCAAAAACTTCAGTAGACGGTGTATTTGCTGCTGGAGATGTTCAG GACCATGAATGGAGGCAAGCAATAACTGCTGCTGGATCTGGATGTATTGCTGCTTTATCATCTGAGAGATATCTCGTGAGCAAAGGTCTTCTTGTAGAGTTCCATCAG CCTCAAACTGAAGAGGTCAAGAAGGAACTTACAGAAAAGGATGTTGAAGAGGGCTTTGATATAACACTTACAAAGCATAAGGGACAG TATGCTCTAAGAAAATTGTACCATGAAAGTCCAAGGCTTATATGTGTATTATATACGTCACCAACATGTGGTCCATGTAGGACACTCAAGCCAATTCTTGGCAAG GTAATCGATGAGTATGATAATAATGTACATTACATTGAAATTGATATAGAGGAAGATCCAGAAATAGCTGAAGCAGCCGGAATAATGGGTACACCATGTGTGCAGTTCTTCAAAAATAAGGAGTTGCTGAG GACTGTCCCTGGGgtcaaaatgaagaaagaataCAAAGAATTCATTGAAACAAATAGAtag